A section of the Citrus sinensis cultivar Valencia sweet orange chromosome 8, DVS_A1.0, whole genome shotgun sequence genome encodes:
- the LOC102611517 gene encoding BURP domain protein USPL1-like: protein MGLRFSAWNLLLSLLFLCAQVLSENLHDSHSIPSHMNHMDPSTMVFFTLKDLKIGETMPIYFRKRDPSAYPQALPREEADSIPFSLKQLPYLLQFFSFSDDSPLAKAVEGTLNHCEVPPIEGETKICATSLDSMLDFVHGTFGLEIKFQVLSTKFLTKSTTIFQNYTILQVPKPMVAPKMVACHIMPYPYAIFYCHSQMTENKLFGVSLGGDNGDRVEAVAVCHMDTSHWSRDHASFRVLGIEPGSSHVCHFFQADNIVYIPAPTYHD from the exons ATGGGGTTACGATTTTCAGCTTGGAACCTCCTTCTTTCTCTACTCTTTCTG TGTGCTCAGGTGCTTTCGGAGAATCTTCATGATTCTCATTCAATACCATCCCACATGAATCACATGGACCCTTCAACGATGGTGTTCTTCACCTTGAAGGATCTAAAGATTGGCGAAACGATGCCGATTTATTTTCGCAAGAGAGATCCTTCAGCTTATCCTCAGGCTTTGCCTAGAGAAGAAGCAGATTCCATTCCATTTTCATTGAAACAACTGCCTTAccttcttcaattcttctcGTTCTCGGATGACTCACCCCTAGCCAAAGCCGTGGAAGGGACCCTGAATCATTGCGAAGTTCCTCCCATCGAAGGAGAAACCAAAATTTGTGCTACCTCTTTGGACTCCATGCTTGATTTTGTACACGGAACTTTCGGATTGGAGATCAAATTCCAAGTTCTAAGCACAAAATTTCTCACAAAATCAACtaccattttccaaaattacacTATTTTACAAGTGCCTAAACCAATGGTTGCTCCCAAGATGGTGGCATGTCATATCATGCCttacccttatgcaatcttcTACTGCCACAGCCAAATGACTGAGAACAAGTTATTCGGTGTTTCATTAGGTGGTGATAATGGAGATAGAGTGGAAGCTGTAGCAGTTTGCCACATGGATACGTCTCATTGGAGTCGAGATCATGCATCGTTTCGTGTGCTTGGGATCGAGCCAGGGAGCTCCCATGTCTGCCATTTCTTCCAGGCTGATAATATTGTATACATTCCAGCACCTACCTACcatgattaa